TGTGTTCTTTGGTGTGGCTGTGCCTAGGCAGAAAcagttgagggtttttttcctgtttgtggattttttattttgtggtgtcgttgttgttttggttcttgtgtgtgtgtgtgtgtgtgtttgtttgtttgttttacatttggggATACAAGGAGGGGATGGGATTTTTGTGCTGATATCACATAAGCCCAGGAAGGCACAGTGTAGGAGCAATGAAGTAAAGCCTAAATTTTGTGCTAATTGACACGCTAAGTCTCAGGAGTTTTCTTCACGTGGATCCATTGCTCCTGCTTCAGTGGCCCTGTCCTGTTGACAAGCATATGAGTTTTTATTAGGAATGGTAGGTGGGGAGCTAGACATCAGTTGTTTGGTTCCCAGCATGTGGAAAGCTCTCTCCCCTGCCAAGAGCACCCTCCTCCACCTCTGGGAGCTCCTTGCTGTCGCGTTTTTTCAACAATGTTTGTGAGCAGCTGTAGTTCTCTCCGTCCTATCCCTGTTTGCCCAGAGAAAGTCTTGCCCACGGCTGCTCTTTCCTCCCACAGATTCTTCTCTCCCACTAATTTTTCTTTCTCACTCCCACAAAGGCACCTTTCTGCACTCTCACACTCCTCCATTCCATCATCCCTGGGTTCTAacattgtcttttttcttccctttccactGCAGGGACATCCTGAAAAGTGGAGGCACAGCTGTGGATGCTGCCATTGCTGGCTTGATCTGCACCTCGGTGGTGAACCCTCAGAGCTCAGGCCTGGGTGGTGGGGTCGTATTTACCATCTATAATGCCAGCACAGGTATgggccagccctggcctctccatGCTGCCCTGTCTCCTTGCAGACACACAGCTGCCATGGAGAAGTCAGAATCCTTCATGTTCTCTCAGAGCAATTTTTTGAATATAAAAACTGCATCCTCTGATCACAAACCATGCTTTTGTGCTTAACCTAGAGCACCCGCCACAGCAAATGCATGTCTTTGCAGCAGGAACATGTGGGTGCTCATCCTGCCTTGGCAGCTCAGGCCGTGTCTGCTGACCCGGAGCAGCATTGCACGCTGCCCTCGCTGTGTGGGTAGGACTCCCCAAAGCGGCGGTGAGGCTTCCTGTCCCAGGAGATGCATTTTCCCTTCAGAAACTTAAATCTAGCAATGTTCAGGGCCTGCTGGGAAGCCCTCCTGTGTTTGGCTCTATCCCTAATGTTGTGttcttttatgtttttaatgtttggtgttttttaaactgctttgGCACCACAAAGCCCCCAGAGTTTATAGATCCAAATAGTAGAATCACCAGTGAGCACAATAACAATATCATAGTTTTAAAAACCCTGCCAAGTAGTCTCACAGAATCACGAGTCTGGAAATGCTTGGGTGTATCTTATGCAATAGTATGATTTGGCAAAACacctatatttttattttttcctttctggcaGAGccatgtaactttatttcctatcAACAGTCCTCCTCTGCTACCTGAACTATCCTGCCGCACAGAGCTGCACACGGCCATGCGTGGCTTGGGTGCTTGGTACATGAGGTAGCGCTGTGGgctcctgcagcacagctggTTCTGAGAACTGTGACAGATAAATAcagggcagagcaggagctgaaATAATGGGTGAGACCTGAAATACAAGTGTACATATGTGggttttctgggtttgtttggttttttgtttttttttcctttcaagctTCCTGATACATAGAGGGTTTTTCAGTATCACCATTCTCCTTACAAATGTGATGGCCCATCACATAGAAAATGGCCCAGCATGGAACATGAGGCTCCTGTTATGTCTCTAATGTCCCACCTGTAGAGGAAGTGCATGAACCTGCAAATCAGATGTGAGCCCTGGGTGGACCTAACCTGGCTGGAGACAGACCCTGGCCTTGTCCCTGTACCTTCCTGGCCTCTAGGGAGGCACTGCTTCGTTTGCTCTGAATAAAAGCGTGGGAGCAAACGACAGTGTGTGCCAGCTGCAGCCTGACCCTGCACGTGTGCTTGACACAAGAGGCTTCAGGGCAGTTTGTGGTGGTGCCGGGGGCTCTGGGCTATCCCCTGGCTGAGATGTGAGCTTCACCTGCTTCAGGAAGACAATGTAACGcatttctcccttctcctttctaGGAACAGTTGAGGTGATCAATGCCCGTGAGACAGTCCCACGAGGGTTTCCACACGATCTGTTGTCTGGCTGTGCTGGGTTGCACATTGGTAAGGACACAGACTGGGCCATGAGGGCTGTGTGTGCTCCTGGCATGCGATGCACTAAGCTTGGGGTGCGGGAAGTAAGGACCGTGCTGACTTTATCTGAAGTTCTGTTTAATTGCTTGCGCTCTTCCTGGATTGGTTTttgcaaaagtaagaaaaaatcctagTTCCTTAGAATTCCTGTTTTGTAGTAACATTGGCAAGCTGACCAGCAAGGGGGTGGGGAGCAAAGCGTGAAGAGAAATCACTATGTAATTTCTCTTCATAGGAAGCCTGCATTTCAAGACCAGATTTCCCAAAGCACTCATTTTGCAGCAGTTCTTGCAGTCAAAACCAAGGTCAATGGCTGCTCAGACTTTCTGGAAATGAAAGAAATCAATCTAGTGCGCTTGCCCGTGTCTTTAGATTCAGAAGTTGAGCTGCTGGGCTCCAGCCTAGCTCAACTGTCACCTCAAACCCATCCAAGGAGGCTCCGTGTCCATTTGCTGTTACTGGTTTGGTAACAGGCACTCTTGCTTTACCAGCGCATCTCGGATCTCTCCGTATTTCTTTCTGCATTCATTCTCCTTCCCTAGCATGTTTTCTTTTGGAGTGTGTCCTAGTTCCTAGAGATATTCTTATTCTTAGAAGAAGAGCCTGAAAAGGAACAGGAACAGCTACGGTTGGAAGGGACAGTTGGAGGTCTCTGCTCtaactcctgctcaaagcagagtcatGTCAGAGTCAGCTTATGCTGCATGGGGCCTTGTTCTGTCTCATTTTTAACTTCTCCAAGGCTGGAGAGTTTCACAGCTCCATTTGTTCTGGTGTTGACCAGGCTCCGCATGACTGCTTTTTCTTGTAGGTCCTGCTGCCATCTCCCTTGCTGCAAcatgtgcctgttgcctcttttGCTTTCACCATGCACCTCTAAGTTGGGCTCCAGCTTCTCAATACCCCTTCTGTTAGGTGGTGGAAGAAACACATGAAcagaacaaggaaagaaaagaaactaaAAGTCTGCTTTAGAAGCTTTAGTCTTTCCTGTACAAATCCACACTTCCTTTGAAGTGCTTTGAGAGGTGAAACTTACAGGCCACTGAGTTAGTGGGTGTGACACTGCCATCCTGCTCTTCAGGTCCCCGCTGGATTGCTGTACCAGGAGAACTTCGTGGGTATGAAGAAGCCCATAAGCGATATGGCCGCTTACCATGGAAAGCCTTGTTTGAACCAACCATCAAGCTCCTTTCAGAGCCACTTGTCATTACCCCGGTTATGGACAAAATAATCCATCACTCACTCTTCTCTCGTCTAGGAAAAAGCCTGTGGTAAGACCCATGAATTAAATTGCAGTGTGAGGACCACTGTTCCCTCAGCTTCAGACCCTTCCTCTAACATACTGACATGGAGTGCAGGCTGCTGCTGTGGCTTTTACTCAGTGAATACTTGCTatggagaggaaaggaagaaaggaagtggtttttaattttatatattttttttttctgccagcaactgtttttgtttgtttggggtttttttttgtaatttagaGAGACTTGGCACAGCAAAACTGCACATCTGCTCATGGGGAGGAGCTGGCTGCATGTGGCTTGCCTCCATCTGTGTGGAATTGATCCCCTGGCAGCAGGGCCCTACAGCAGAGACCCGTTTGGAGAAGCCCCAGTGACCTGAGCCAGGGTCAAAGCATTAGGTCCCATGGAGGAAATTCTGGGGAAAGAGTTCCTAGTACTTCTGGGTAGCAATCAGCTGAGAACTTTTCTCCATGTAGATGGCAGTGTAGCTCTGGCTTGGAAAGTATACAGCAGGTACAAACCAAATCAGCtttgagaaggagaaagagattggccctggggacagaatAAGCACATGCTGTAAACTGATGAATGTTCTTCTTTAACAGCCCACTGATATGTGACAATCAAAGGTTTTTGAAGCATGGAGAGACCTTCAGGTGGCCAGCGCTGCAGAAAACACTGAAAGCTGTAGCAGAAAATGGAGCTGCAGCATTTTATGAGGGGCAGATAGGAAAGGCCCTGGTGGAGGACATTAGGAAGGCTGGTAGGTAACAGCTACAGTTAATACTAACAGACAGGGCTTTTTCCCGCAATTGGCCAACAGTGAGGGTTTACCATGGGAACACTAACACATGGCACTTGTGTGCCACTTGGGGTGACACCTGGCATGGGAAGAGGCCACCTTTCCCCAGCACTTAGAACTCAGAAGCAGGGCTGAGAGCCACCTGCTGCTCTGGCATTCACCCATGGTGCTCATGCACTGGCCTCTCCAACGCCCTCAGGCTTTGCGATGTCCTTGGTTTGGTGGTAGATGAGGACACACGAAGATGTTGCTGGGCTTGGTGGAAGAAATTTAGAGCATACAGGGATGGCTATAAGTGTTACTGAGGCTCTGACATAGCCAGCCTGTAGTAACATGTAGAAGTTAATGTGCTAATGCCAGTTACCTGTCTGGTTTTCTGTTGAAGGGTCCAACATCTCACTGGAAGACCTTCAGGCATACAGAGCAGATGTGTCCTCAGCTTTGAACATTACCCTGAACAACCACACCACAGTGTTTTCTCCTGGACCACCCATGGGAGGAGCTGTGCTCATGTTCATCCTCAAGATATTGGAAGGTAAATTCCTAAGGGACAAGGGGCAGCAAGAGGTTTGCAAAAAGTGTTGCTCTAGAGCAGTAAAAAAGCAGTGGGCAGAAATGGAGTTGGCAAGTCAGAATGGGCTACAAAGCAGCAGTGTGGCTGTGCTGTGCAGCGGGTGATGAACTGGCTCATTCTTACAGTGCATCAGCATCACCATAGCTGCTGCAGAGGCCAAAGGATATGTGCTTTTCCCAAGGCTTCAAGAGGAATTGAAGTCACAGCAGAAATTAGTACTTGGTTGTTTCTGTGCCTACATCCTGCTAAAGTGTAGGGGAGACTTGATAAGAACTAGGCTGGGAAAAGGGGGTTCCTTTCAACTTGTTCTTTACAAGTAAACATTGCCTTGGGTCTATTAACAAAATTATTTCATCCTGCTCCATAGTGTATAAACTCCATGAAGGGTCACTGGCGACACCCAAGGAGAAGGTGGAAACCTACCATCGCATTGCGGAGGCCCTGAAGTTTGGCAACATGCTGAAGCCCCATATGAGTGACCCAGCCTTCTCAAAAACTCAGGTGAGCTGGCATGGTGCATGAGGGCACCACAGACACCCACAGCACTGGCAGTTTCTTCTGCCTTACTGCTTGATAGagcagcctcttttttttttaaacccgcATTGGTATCAACTCAAGCAGGC
This DNA window, taken from Patagioenas fasciata isolate bPatFas1 chromosome 17, bPatFas1.hap1, whole genome shotgun sequence, encodes the following:
- the GGT5 gene encoding glutathione hydrolase 5 proenzyme yields the protein MSTGKICCLVLLTLGVLAVVVVLVVILTQPNCGPQRYLHGAVAADTETCSVIGRDILKSGGTAVDAAIAGLICTSVVNPQSSGLGGGVVFTIYNASTGTVEVINARETVPRGFPHDLLSGCAGLHIGPRWIAVPGELRGYEEAHKRYGRLPWKALFEPTIKLLSEPLVITPVMDKIIHHSLFSRLGKSLCPLICDNQRFLKHGETFRWPALQKTLKAVAENGAAAFYEGQIGKALVEDIRKAGSNISLEDLQAYRADVSSALNITLNNHTTVFSPGPPMGGAVLMFILKILEVYKLHEGSLATPKEKVETYHRIAEALKFGNMLKPHMSDPAFSKTQVTVGTMLSDKIAELARSRIDDRGDHSLNHYNLLASIYNHGYKSKGTSHISVLAADGSAVSATSTINYPFGSFVYSNQTGIILNNELADFCIANRSIQPGEKPPSAMVPSILISKTGDMLVIGGAGGAWIISATAMAIMNKLWFGYDLEHAISAPVMHTEGDNILFEEHFSEEVRSGLLGRGHKEGKAKFAMNVVQGISKEGKCISAYSDKRKLGKSAGY